The window TTTGAAACATTACTTCACTAAATAGTAGTTTTGAACTTCTTATGTATTTAGATCTTTTATATGTATGCTAAGCTAGCCTACTAAaccttatactccctcctattcaccttaggagtcccatttgactttttactgattttaaggagagtcaaaaatgggaccctaagggtaggaaaaagagtggtattatgggttttttaatgtaagggaggaaattagtatgggtaatggagggtataattgaaaataggataaagttattaagggcataaaagtcaaaaatccataccaaaaatagaaattggacaattaaggtaacttgaccataaaaggaaatagaacacataagctgaataagaggaagtattattcatttttctgTATTATAAGTTTTACAATTTAATATTGCGatgatttttaatcaaatgacttAGGATAGACCTAAGAATGTTTGGAATAAAATGTTAGGCTATTTCAATATTGTGAGATATATAAAAGCTAAAACTCCTAaacaaatatatacaaattaaaatatccACCCAAAATATATctaacaatataaatatatcttAACATAAAATTCCCTTGAATATTATATAAATCATCTTAACAAGTGCATGAAATGAACATGCACGGACGTTAATGTTACATGCAGACAATTCAAGATCAACTAGGTGACGCAACAAACTACATCATGCAACTTCAAGGGAATGTGGAGAATCTGAGGCAAACAAGAGATGACTTACGTGGAAATGGAGCCACAAACGGTGGCGGGCGAGGCGGTAGCAGTGGCGGCAACTCAAACTCCTCCTCCTCGTCGTCGGTTCAAATCCAagtgaatgaaaatgagaacacCGTAGTTGTGACTCTCATGACTACTTTGGAGTGTCAATTCGTTTTTACTGAGGCAGTCCGAATTCTCCACGAGGAAAAAGCTGAAGTTGTGAACGCTAGTTATTCTGTTTCTGAAAATATTGTCTTTCACACCATCCATGCACAGGTTAATTCTTTTTGCATGTAATCTGTTCATTTTTTGGTCTCAGAgctagtaaaaaataaaaaagatccttaaaaatttaagactaattaataatgtaatattcgttttattttttcttgttaatattttaactattttataaaaagcCCTATCAATTCATTTATAgccaaaaaatgtaaaatatacGTAgctaaatttaatttgaattaatataaattttatacaaGAAGATTTATTTTTTGAGCCCTAAAAAGTTATTTGGGGCCTTGAACGATATAGCCTATTTTGCTCTTGTTAATCGACGGTATTGCATGTAATTACCCAATATATACAAAaggttttttgttattttatcattttcatatttaaattatttaaatgataaaataatacctATAAAATGTAATTGGGtttcaatttattattcaaCAAATATTATCAAAAATAGCTAGCTAGTTTCAAAGCTTTGaaaacatatataataaaatttaatttcgtTTTTATGCAGATGGGTGAATATGCATCTATTGAAAGGATTACTGAGAGGCTGAAAAGATTTGAGCTCTAATCGTCTTCaattatcaaaattatattatatgtccGTACAGGATGATAATACAATAATTAAAGTAATCTTGAAACGGCAATTTCTATATATAAAAAGGTTTTAATACCTAATTAAAACTAAGCTTGTAAGTATTTTCATTGATTATATATTGCATGTAGCAATATAATATCAAGTTATTTGTATTCCTAAACGTCTACTTATTAAGATATACAATATAGTTGCTATTTTGTTTCCTAGAGTTTGTCCAAATGATAAAAAATGTTCTCATAACAAATGTCATATACAAAGGGCAAACTCAAGAAATAGAGTAATATGGAGTATGTACTTATGattttgttataaattatgcCTATGGTCAGATTAAGTCAACTCCTGTCAATTtaagttatttaattaaaaattaattaattttaatgtctATATATTTGACTgaatttcatcataaatcatgcATGATTTTTATACAACAATGCCTAAACTATCTTTTAATATGAACAATGTCTAAACTATAGTATTAAAAGATTAACATCAACTATATAAACCAATataactgtaacaccccgagattttaatgacgtaattattgaatattttaataatttttaaggattttacaattatatttaattatttttaaattagttttaataaatttctttcatatgcaaatttaaacattaacatacttatattaaaaataaatttgcgaTTACTAAATATAAAGAGGATGAATGGAAATCATACTATTTATTAGAACTTGCGAGCACATATAAGTGAGCTTTTTTAGTTGGACACTTCAAGAAGGTAatctagaaataaataaataaataaataaataaataaaaagaggtgTAAGGGTTTTAAGTTGTAAACACCCATTACTCCCTCATTTTCAAACCAAAGCAAGTTAACACACCTTACTCTTCTTCTCCCTCACTACCTGCGTGCCACCATCAACACTACCAGACCACGCCTCCCCGTAACTAGTAGCAGCAGCCCAGTGTCCACCCTCCACAAGCAGTAGGCGGCTGCTACCAGTCGTACTCCTCCCTCCTGGCGACAATAGCTGCTGCGTCTCCCCCCTCAACAGCAGCAAGTTGTTGTGACGCCAAGGCAGCAGCACTACATAGCTTTCCTCCGCCATTTTCATGCTCCACACCACCACAAAAACCACCTATACCCTCACACTTTTCTAGTTTCCCCATTGTGAGCCatttcttctcttttctctaattaatttcttgtttttatttggagttttattaagtgtattgagtttgatgttggttttgtgttaagttcattaaatctttttgtgggtaagagtttgatggATAAATTGgacatatttatgatttagggtttaaagtatgattataaattatgggttgtgtgttgattgtgtgttagttctttgaatcttactatgagtaataattaaaggtgttatctttgaaattagaaatgGTGTGGGCTTTCATGCTACATTttggtggtgtattagttttattgattcttgctatgaataatggttaaaagtgttatctttgaacatgaaatgactagggtttgaatttagagatgaaatcactaataatgtgtgtttatgctacattttggtggtgtgatgattgattaaataaccttaaaaggttttttaagactaagtcgattggttattattgtga of the Amaranthus tricolor cultivar Red isolate AtriRed21 chromosome 6, ASM2621246v1, whole genome shotgun sequence genome contains:
- the LOC130815920 gene encoding transcription factor bHLH162-like — translated: MDRKSGSSKRDRRTIEKERRNKMKDLYSQLNSLVPHDHTSSSRTIQDQLGDATNYIMQLQGNVENLRQTRDDLRGNGATNGGGRGGSSGGNSNSSSSSSVQIQVNENENTVVVTLMTTLECQFVFTEAVRILHEEKAEVVNASYSVSENIVFHTIHAQMGEYASIERITERLKRFEL